From the genome of Solanum pennellii chromosome 6, SPENNV200:
CAAAAGAGTAATGGATGTAATGGAACTCTCTGCAAAACATATCCACCTCCATTGATGAGCCTATGTTTACATTGCACTGTTTCTCAGGGGCACAATGCTGCTCAATACATGTTATCTGAAAACTATCTGATGAAAGAAGAACCAAAGAGGCATTTTGGTCTAGATAAATACTTCGTCATATTTTACTAGCATATTTACCAAATAATGAATGCCGCCCCTCAGCAATTAGCTCCCCAGTGGCTTTATTTTTCACAAGTACACTTGTTCCAGAATAACCTCCTTTCTTACCTAAGACTTGACCGATGATCTCCAGCTCATCCTGCAAATATCCCAAGAAAAATGCATATAACAAAGTCTGTAATCCATCAGTAATAGGCAAATGCACATTCTTTGGTAAATACGCTAGTAAAATGTGTGATTACTCTTCTTTACTCAAGGACATTCAAGAATGCTGGCGACATTTTAAAGGTTCAAAAGCAAGAATCTTCTATTGAATAAAATGAGAAACAGAGTGAACTGTGAAGAAGGTGCAAATGAAAGAGTTTGGTGTACCGAAACTAATTGCAACATCTTCCAATCCCATTCAAGTTTCGATAATATatccatgaatttcatcaaataatTGGCATATTGTTTGCATAGCTAAAGGTTAGGTTTTACTCCATACTCGAAACATATGGGCGGTGTGTAGACTGAAAAGAGTAAACAAGTGCCTTGAACCTATCAAACCAGCAAATCCTGAGGAGTTGAATCAAtgactatttctttctttttctcgtTCCTCATCAACATGATCATACTAACTAGTGCAGAAGTCTGATTTTAAGTATTTTCAGAAAATTCATAAACCAGTAATGAACTCAATTGAATGGGAAGAATTAGGGATACTTACATCAATCTTCGCacttgaatgaaatgaaatcgACATGTCTACGGATACATTCACTGGGTGACCCCCAATATTGACACATCCAGCCCCAACAGCGTCAATAAGATTGGCTATAGCACCAGCTGCTAATTTTCCTTCTCTGTTCTGCCAATTCACATCAAACAAGCTCTAATCTCCATGCACTAGAAACTCgagtagaaaaaaaataagaagggGGATTTTGATACCGTGAGTCGAGGAGGAACTTTGAATGTGCAAAAGACACGATCGGATTCAAGCCGATCAACTCGGATACCTCTGAGGGCATACCACTCGTAGAGACTAAACTCCGCGCCAGTTGGGATAGGAAGGAAATCAAGTGAGGAAACCCGGTCCGATTCTTCCTGGGTCAGTTCAAGGAAAGCTTTTGATTTCTCCATTATTTCTCTCTCCTCAAACTCCAAAATATAATTACACTTTTTGGGCTTTTCTCATGAATGATGAGAAAGAGCAACGGAGAAGACGGTAGGTGCAAAGCCGTGGGTTTAACGTGAACCAAAATTCACACGCTGCCCGCATTAAAAttcgattaatttttaaagtaaattctTACATAGTCGATgctcaaatatcaaaattttaattaaaaaatgagtaaaatcatataatagaaaacagataaacaaataaaataattttaaagttcTTCTTTCAGTAGTCACACAAATagttaatttcaatattttaaaaaaaattgtaaactGAAAGAGGGAGTATAAATTTTGGTGAGTTGATCCTTCGAAcccaacaattttattttagtgcCTAACATTgatatatgataaatataatCTGAATTGGGTAAAAATTGGCCtggataatattatttttccacAAAAGTATATAGAAAACAGTAGGAATGCGATATACGAGTACTAcacatttgatgaataatatggCAATTGCAATTCCTGCAAAATATATGTTTGAGCGTATATCTCACTGTTGATAAAATCTTATATCAATCAACTATGCTTCAATCCTAAACCTCACGCATACATGAAGTTATAATAAATGCAATGGTAAACAGCACCAAATGCCTCGATTAACAAGCAAATATTTACATTGGACTTGTTCCTCACAAGTATAATGCTGCTCAATACATGTTATCACAGCAAAGAGAAAAACTATTTCGAACGAAACATTCGTGTAGACCAGAAGCTGGAAACTGAAGTACATCTTCAAACAGGCATCTTGGTCCAGAGAAATACACTTCACATTTTACTAGCATGTTTACCGAATAATGAATGCCGCCCTTCAGCAATGAGCTCCCccgttgttttatttttcacaaGTACACTTGTCCCGGAATATCCTCCTTTCTGACCCAAGACTCTACCAATAACCTCCAACTCATCCTGCAAATATCCCACACCAAGACGTAATCCATAAGTAGAGGTTGAATGCACATTTagaaagatgataaaaagaaagaacTTTTGAATTTGAAAGATGGGAGTGATCAGAGGCAGGATAAATCACTTTGGGTTGGTTCAGACCCTAACTTACTGAACTGCTAGGATGAAGAGAATAAGGGGAAAATACGCGACGTGATGCAACCTATCTGAAGTCTTCTAGATTAATTCATGGTATTGGCTTACGAAGAAAGATGTGAGGAACTATCAACTCACGTTAGGTGGATAAGCAGCAATAAGTGAAGTACATCACTACCTACTAACTGATGGACACTCGTGCAGGAGAGGCAAGCAACCTGGTTCCATTCTCAAATTAGCCTgtgttttaaatatatattctacTCTCAAAGGGTCAGTGCAGTATTGACTTGTACGGGCAAACAGTTTTATAAAGAATGGGGATATAGAGGTGGCTAGCAGCACCGTGCTCTTCTGTGATCCAACAACAAAATGCACCTCTTATAAGAATTAAAATACATACATAAAGGTAAAAATTGAGAGTATATTCATGCATAAACAACATGCATATACAGTAGGCAAGGCTGAAAAACATTAGCTAGGGAAGGACCACAAAAAATGTTCTATTCTCGATCAAGCATTACTCAGATGgcaacaatttaattattttaaaagccCACCTCATGAGCCATTGCTAATCACTCAATCCTCGCTGTCCACTGAAAATGTGGTGGCCCTATCCTCTATATTGCTTTGCAGAAACAATTACATTCCTCATGCCAATATAAGATACCTCCACACATCTCATATCCAATCTCTCACGTATATGCTGTCAAGTTCATACCATCACATTTCTTGACTAACTCGGTTTTCCAATATAACCAACCAAACAATGCCTCCATTTCCTCTACTTATCCAAACACAGACCAGTTCTTACTTTACTACAagacaaagttaaaaaaatatccaAGTTCTATGGCACAACCTAGGATGAATATTTTCATTGGAGTTTGTACTGTACGTGATTGCAAAAGAAATGATTCTGTGTTGATGCATATCCTTGATGAACTCAAGAAAACTGAGGCAATGTTTTGATGGATAGCTGGTGAATCATAGAAGAGCAGTCTCTCATGGATAGCCTTCGGCTGTGATATCTATTGCAGGTAACTCACTTTGAACGAATCTCAAATTGGGTCTTGCTTTATCCGACTTAACCTTAAATTGCATTGGAAAAATATTGAACCCAGTATCATTGATGCCAGTAAAAAAAAACGAAATTATATAAGGTATCCATTGATGCCATGTCTAAACACTCTTATACAACAAAGAGCTCCTGTCATATACCCAAAGCTCTGCCCAGCAAACCAAGCCTTACAGACTGCCTAAACCTTCATATCTTCAAACTCCCAAGCTAGTCTAACCAATAAAATTCCACCGAGGAGTCTCTAAAGAACAGAACCAATATGTCAATTGCCATGTTAGTTACTGAAGACATAATTGCcaaccaaagaaattggatGCTATGTTAGCTAAGAAGGAACTGAGAGATTAAGGAGGATGAAGAGGTTCAGAAGGATGATGAACAAGTTTTGGGGCAAGGAGTCCAGGACATAGGGACACAGAAGTGGCAGTACTCGATAGAGTCTCCAGACCCCCTAGAATAATCAGAACTCAGGACTCGGTCAACAAAACGCTCTGGTTATATCGGTAAACAGTGGGTTTATACACAATTTTGTTAGTCTACATGTGGTGAAGCAATTACAATTTTCATTAGTGCCTAATAAGGTATCAATGGACATGACCATTTCCAATTGACATGTGATCAAAGATACTCTGCATTTCAGTGGGTAATGCAAGGAGAAGAGTTCTTTTATACTCAAGAATGGTTAAAGTTAGTGCACATAACCTGGTCTTAAGGATGTACTTGATTTACCTATTTTCCATCTATAGTGTTTTATACCACATAGTAGTATATTGTTTCTTAAAGAGAGGAAATTCATCACTGACGGACAAACTGAAAAGGCAAAACTAGCTACTGATAATCATTTGAAAAGTCAGCTAGTTTGTAAGCAGGTGTAGTGTAGGGTACGCAGGTTATTATTCAGCGATTTATGAGTGATGAATGTGGAACCTGTCTATCTTCCTCTTTATGcatttcattcttttcttcGGTGATCTCCtcttattgttttttctttccttgttaCTCTAAAATacatcatgagcatactaaaagGTGCAGACATCTGACAAAAATATTGTCACAAAATTCATGaaccaataataaaatcatTGAAAAGATAGGAAAAATGAGGAGCACTTACACCAGCCTTTGCacttgaaagaaatgaaatCGACATGTCTACTGATACATTCATGGGGAGACCCTCCACGTAGACTACCGCACCCCCAACTTCATCAACTAGATTAGCAATGGCACCAGATGCTAGTTTCCCTTCTCTATCCTACAAAGGTACACCAAAAAAAACTTTCATTCCAAGCAACAATCCAGTAGAAAATACAAGAAAACAGTctacttaattttaaaaacttcaTCTGCATATATCCCAATATTCAAATCCTGAACTTTTATGTAATGCTTTTTTATCAACCAACCCCTTTAATCTTCAAATACACTCTTCAATCCTTACtttgtgataaatatatttctataCAACTATCACAACATTGAAGAATCAAAATGGCAAACACATAAACAAACTGGGAAAAAGGGGGGCACAATTAGGGGTTTGTCTTACAGTGAGACGAGGAGGAACTTTGAAGGTGCAAAAAAGTTGACCCGGTTCAATTCGGTCAACCCGGATCCCTCTGAGAGAATAGTACTCATAGAAGCTACACTCGGTACCGAGCCGATGAGGaggaaaagcaagagaggaaaCCCGGTCCGATTCTCCCTGGGttaattcaagaaaagctttagCTTTCTCCATTTGCTTTCCTCTTCTTGTTCTGGAACAGAATTTTGGCAATTTCCCTTGATTTTACAAGCGTAATTTGGGTATTTTGAGGGATAAGATGATCGTAAATTGCTAAtcgaagaagatgaaaaaaaaaaatgggtAACGAGTGATGAGTATGTAGAGATTTGGATGGGAACTTTGTGCCTCTTGAGCTAGCGGGTTTAACGTGAAGGAAACGGATGAACAACCCAAATATATAACGACTCCATAATGTTCtgttttaatataatatgtaaGATGGAAATAATCTTGATAAGATGTGAAAAAAAAGGTGATTAAATAAATCGATTAAAGATGTGAGAGATTGATAATAACAAATACTATGAAAGTTAAAATTAGGCCGAATAAAATTTAAGAAGGattattttaagtaaaaatttaaggaatttcataatataattcaataattacattctgtcctgacaaatttagtatttactaaaaatcccttaaaattgttatggcgtgatactttagactctagtgatacatggtaaatgatacatggtaatttAAAAACTGTTAAGAATAAAATGAGGAAAAATGGAACAATTAAACTTGTTGACTAAATCAGCTTAATTTAcggtaacagatcattaatcaacattaattcagcacgtaattggataataatttcaaaatttgaaaaccaaagattatatcatctattttaaatacatttttaatgaacatcctgttaaatttcgaactacagtaattttattgttgttattgtggaTGTTTTATGATGAATACATTAATTTTGATGAGACATTTGCGTGAACGAATTGCcgtatgaaagttacaaaatcgacggaatcgttgttggagattcaatttcgtTTTCTAATCTCTAAGCAGCAATTGCAGCCGAGTTGGATATTGATGTATCaaggaaagaaattgaaattcgTTGGATATTCATGTATCAGTACATTGACtaaacactatacacactgattctatatgtatcatcaagcacagttgatggcgcagttattaaacttatGGAATGATACattttaacaattttcaaaacctcatgatacatagaaaatattatgatacacaacaaattcacgtatcaatgcatcgtctaaaacactatacacactgattcaaaatgtatcagcaagcacacttgatggcacaattattgaaattaatcactgatacatgataaaatatttcaaaaacccttgatacataggaaatcatatgatacacatctaattcatgtatcaaaGCATAGACTAAACATTATAATCCACTTAGTACTTATGTATTAAACCTATTGTCTGatacatgataataattttcataattttttgatcCATATtggattccttaaaatttttactaatttcaacaacaattttaaaacaagtataaaaaatacaaactCGAAACAATGTAGGCCTGACAACAATGAttgctgcttcttttttcttttttttgttgtattttgacaacctttgattttgatgtttcgccagaatctttgtttgaatccttctgaagattcataggatcatacaaatacttttttctattttctttccaattttcatcgtcGGAATCATATATCCATCTATTAATTAACAGATCCATTACtatgatgtaatagaacaattaaccaaaacaaaaaaaaaaggaagaaaataagaacTGATAATGGAGTaataagaaaaggaagaaaCCAATAACAGATGTTGGGTTAGGAAGAACAAAGACgatgatggagtaagaagaaCTGAAGACGTGATGGAGTAAGAAGAACAATAAGAACGGGAGAACAATTGTCcagttttttgaaattttaaattttttgaattttgaaattcaaaatttca
Proteins encoded in this window:
- the LOC107023753 gene encoding acyl-coenzyme A thioesterase 13-like, whose protein sequence is MEKSKAFLELTQEESDRVSSLDFLPIPTGAEFSLYEWYALRGIRVDRLESDRVFCTFKVPPRLTNREGKLAAGAIANLIDAVGAGCVNIGGHPVNVSVDMSISFHSSAKIDDELEIIGQVLGKKGGYSGTSVLVKNKATGELIAEGRHSLFGKYASKI
- the LOC107021363 gene encoding acyl-coenzyme A thioesterase 13-like, producing the protein MEKAKAFLELTQGESDRVSSLAFPPHRLGTECSFYEYYSLRGIRVDRIEPGQLFCTFKVPPRLTDREGKLASGAIANLVDEVGGAVVYVEGLPMNVSVDMSISFLSSAKAGDELEVIGRVLGQKGGYSGTSVLVKNKTTGELIAEGRHSLFGKHASKM